From Zerene cesonia ecotype Mississippi chromosome 13, Zerene_cesonia_1.1, whole genome shotgun sequence, the proteins below share one genomic window:
- the LOC119831244 gene encoding leucine-rich repeat-containing protein 74B-like, producing the protein MPHSSSSVVSEELSVHEILHQPVFSSSSEEPPTEEWSSLVALSIEDAPKMALYKHGLYNPGSGEICAKYIPMSASSILIHPYYNYPGIKDPGVLQALLDPEEHKQYLTDGQELYLDECEKMKVIPVRPFWRGLLQRTIDLKYYGVNPIGVQAMCKALSYNNNVVRLDLTSNFLDNDACYHLGQLLGENTVLQELILSGCRIQCRGVRRIVVKLYGRSLDLLDLSRNQLGDKGFEYVAEQLLRGAVIKRLNLSFNELGMDSALSFARAIEGNNTISHLDLSWNQLSTMKGTTELIEKLGGNKFLVELNVSWNALKIAKPLRKLLSAPSLRVLDLSNNKLPRTAPRLLGLGLVKARRLDTLDLSNNPFTPDDALYLLRALEKKKVRLNNLIMDNIAVTREFLEERKRILKHSYRKNTNVTYGNVLYNYSLSTADMRLIIMKRLDFITKRPGKKTQMDIALYFLEKRKTLELMQPREILRDLKAAGITVDENLVNHLAESFPGPMSDKGTSTIKLDRVVDMIQRLWPERKLPPTPPPEPEIEVEKKKGKKGKKKN; encoded by the exons ATGCCACATTCAAGTTCATCTGTGGTATCAGAAGAACTATCCGTGCATGAGATACTGCATCAACCAGTTTTTTCGTCGTCTTCAGAAGAACCGCCTACAGAAGAATGGTCGTCCCTGGTAGCCCTCTCTATTGAAGATGCACCAAAAATGGCACTATACAAGCATGGTCTTTATAACCCCGGGAGTGGAGAAATTTGCGCGAAATACATACCAATGTCGGCCAGCTCAATTCTGATTCATCCTTACTACAATTACCCTGGAATAAAGGATCCTGGAGTATTGCAGGCTTTACTAGACCCAG AAGAACATAAGCAATACCTTACGGATGGCcaagaattatatttagacGAGTGTGAGAAAATGAAGGTCATCCCCGTGAGACCTTTTTGGCGTGGATTGCTGCAACGAACTAttgatttaaaa taTTACGGTGTGAATCCAATCGGTGTTCAGGCGATGTGCAAGGCATTGTCTTACAATAATAACGTGGTTCGCTTAGATTTGACATCAAATTTTCTGGACAATGATGCATGTTACCACCTCGGTCAGTTACTGGGTGAGAATACTGTCCTCCAGGAACTCATATTATCTGGATGCAG GATACAATGTAGGGGTGTAAGAAGAATAGTTGTCAAGCTTTACGGTCGCAGTTTAGATTTGCTGGATTTATCTCGAAATCAACTTGGGGACAAAGGATTTGAATACGTTGCTGAGCAATTGCTTAGAGGAGCTGTAATTAAAAG attaaATTTGAGCTTTAATGAATTAGGAATGGACTCCGCGTTATCATTCGCAAGAGCCATTGAAGGGAACAATACAATTAGCCATCTCGATTTATCCTGGAATCAATTATCCACTATGAAAG gTACCACTGAACTAATAGAAAAACTAGGCGGAAATAAATTTCTCGTTGAACTTAATGTCTCGTGGAATGCTCTCAAAATCGCGAAACCCTTACGAAAACTCCTATCCGCACCTTCTCTAAGGGTGCTTGATCTCAGTAATAATAA actGCCACGAACAGCTCCTAGGCTATTAGGACTGGGGCTTGTTAAAGCCAGAAGGCTTGACACTCTCGATCTATCAAATAACCCCTTTACACCAGACGATGCGCTATACCTTTTGAGGGCActagaaaagaaaaaagttcGATTAAACAATCTAATTATGGACAATATTGCTGTGACCAGAGAGTTTTTGGAG gaACGTAAgagaattttaaaacacagTTACCGCAAAAATACCAATGTCACATACGGGAATGTTTTGTACAACTATTCCCTATCAACTGCCGATATGAGACTCATAATTATGAAAAGACTGGACTTCATCACGAAGAGACCAGGAAAGAAGACCCAAATGGATATTGC ACTGTACTTTCTTGAGAAACGAAAGACATTAGAATTAATGCAGCCACGTGAAATACTACGTGACTTAAAAGCAGCAGGTATTACTGTTGATGAGAACCTGGTGAACCATTTGGCGGAGAGCTTTCCTGGACCCATGAGCGATAAAGGAACAAGCACCATTAAATTGGATC
- the LOC119831438 gene encoding solute carrier family 46 member 3-like: MTVEKAAPKTAEKIEELPLKSEVKTDFSNMNFLEKMKFIKSNITVEPVLALFVMPSVLAMLATQNLNLDKACRVNLEFSDTVCTDLRLRNRANHTYEEDEVQKLIASVQGWKSVIHTAVPTLLMLFIGAWSDKTGRRKICMLMPIFGEFMTCILNMINTYFFYQVPVELTVFMEVIFPALTGGWYTMFLGAFSYLGDITSKETRTFRMGILSLCMTVGFPVGMGLSGVLLRYAGYYGVFSASALFQFINFSYVWIAIEDHRWLEDKEKKLRTGCSGFFLEFFDLHSLKETIYIAFKKGPNKRRLRICLILTVVCLSFGPLWGELSIMYIFARYRFNWDEVKYSIYSTYSLITHSIGTMFSISVFSKKLRADDSVLGMISTSSKIAGALVLAFARNDYEVYVAPLVEILNGTTTIALRSIASKLVSHQELGKVFSLFGVAETMMPLIFAPLYSRVYIMTLHVLPGAVFLLSVLATIPALCIFGWFYHQHKEDARQKRLEVPNIPSAPPPTAPEVVTT, translated from the exons ATGACGGTCGAAAAAGCTGCGCCAAAAACAGCAGAGAAGATAGAGGAGTTGCCGCTGAAGTCGGAGGTGAAAActgatttttcaaatatgaatTTCTTGGAGAAAATGAAATTCATCAAGTCAAACATAACAGTGGAACCGGTGTTAGCGTTGTTCGTGATGCCTAGTGTTTTGGCGATGTTGGCGACGCAGAATTTGAACCTAGATAAGGCCTGTAGAGTGAACTTGGAGTTCAGTGATACAGTGTGTACAGATTTGCGGTTAAGAAATCGAGCAAACCACACATATGAAGAGGATGAAGTACAAAAACTTATCGCGTCCGTTCAGGGATGGAAAAGTGTTATTCACACGGCCGTTCCGACGCTCCTAATGTTATTTATCGGTGCTTGGAGCGACAAAACCGGGAGACGGAAAATCTGCATGTTAATGCCGATCTTCGGGGAATTCATGACTTGTATTCTTAACATGATCAATACATACTTTTTCTATCAAGTCCCGGTGGAGTTGACTGTTTTTATGGAGGTCATATTCCCAGCGCTGACGGGTGGATGGTACACGATGTTTCTTGGTGCCTTTAGCTACTTAGGGGACATAACGTCTAAAGAAACGAGGACTTTCCGCATGGGGATACTTAGCTTGTGCATGACCGTCGGTTTCCCGGTGGGGATGGGATTGAGCGGTGTACTGTTGCGTTACGCTGGTTATTATGGTGTATTCTCTGCGTCTGCATTGTTCcagtttataaatttctcataCGTTTGGATTGCTATTGAAGACCACAGATGGCTTGAAGATAAAGAGAAG AAACTACGAACTGGCTGCAGTGGGTTCTTCTTGGAGTTCTTTGATCTCCACAGTTTGAAAGAAACGATTTACATTGCGTTTAAGAAGGGACCAAATAAGAGGAGACTGCGTATCTGCCTCATTCTCACAGTTGTCTGTTTGAGTTTTGGCCCATTATGGG GGGAGCTGAGTATAATGTACATATTCGCTCGATACCGGTTCAACTGGGACGAAGTCAAATACAGTATTTACTCCACGTACAGCCTTATTACACATTCCAttg gtACAATGTTCTCTATAAGCGTATTCAGCAAGAAGTTAAGAGCAGATGATTCAGTATTGGGCATGATATCCACTTCCAGCAAAATAGCTGGAGCGCTGGTATTGGCCTTTGCTAGAAATGATTACGAggtatatgtag CGCCGCTCGTTGAGATATTAAATGGGACGACAACCATCGCGCTGAGGTCGATCGCGTCGAAGCTGGTTTCGCACCAAGAATTgg GCAAAGTATTCTCACTCTTCGGTGTAGCAGAAACAATGATGCCACTTATATTTGCTCCTTTATACTCTCGGGTCTACATCATGACATTGCACGTTCTGCCCGGAGCTGTGTTTCTTTTAAGCGTGTTGGCTACTATACCCgcattatgtatatttgg ATGGTTCTACCACCAACACAAAGAAGACGCAAGGCAAAAAAGACTTGAAGTTCCCAATATACCATCAGCGCCACCACCCACTGCGCCCGAAGTTGTTACTACGTAG
- the LOC119831192 gene encoding proton-coupled folate transporter-like codes for MNGNCVNADKPAVEVEVKERKFKASSVKEKLLQIRSNITVEPIIACYIMSNVFSGLAVQNLNLEKACRVNLGYSDEVCSALNRRQTENYTTEESEVQKLTASVQAWKNIVQTAFPCILVLFVGSWSDKTGKRKACILLPIVGEVLCCTCFILNTYFFYELPLEVTALSDLFPSLTGGWITVCVGVFSYIGDVTTKEMRTFRVGVANLCMSLGIPIGMSLSGILLQQIGYYGIFMISNLLYLTSLIYGYIRLKDPEISAERQRVQPVGCKGWVCSFFDAGHVRETLTVAFRSGPRRRRLRVSLLIVVVCVIFGPLHGEMNVLYLFMRYRFNWDEVQFSMFCTYSIITNLVGTLFSISIFSDFMKLDDSVVGIISCTSKILASFIFAFATTTTEIYLAPLVEIFNGTSFIAMRSIASKLVTSEELGKVNSLFGLAEAMMPLVYGPLYSRVYMATLNVLPGAVFLLGAAMTVPAVAIFGWMYFEQREDNRQVEELESVNKDV; via the exons ATGAATGGAAATTGTGTTAACGCTGACAAGCCTGCAGTAGAAGTAGAAGTTAAGGAGAGGAAGTTCAAAGCGTCGAGTGTTAAAGAAAAACTCCTGCAAATAAGATCAAATATAACCGTAGAACCGATTATTGCGTGTTATATTATGTCCAATGTTTTTTCGGGTCTAGCTGtacagaatttaaatttggaaaagGCCTGTCGAGTCAATTTAGGTTACAGTGATGAAGTATGTTCAGCGTTGAACAGGCGGCAGACAGAAAATTATACCACAGAGGAGTCAGAGGTGCAGAAGTTGACGGCATCAGTACAAGCTTGGAAGAACATAGTTCAGACGGCGTTCCCTTGTATCTTAGTGTTGTTTGTGGGATCATGGAGCGACAAAACTGGCAAACGCAAAGCTTGCATACTTCTGCCTATAGTTGGAGAGGTTTTATGTTGTACATGCTTCATCTTAAACACCTATTTCTTCTACGAATTGCCATTGGAGGTCACAGCTCTTTCAGATTTATTCCCGTCACTAACCGGAGGTTGGATTACCGTTTGCGTTGGAGTGTTCAGTTATATTGGCGATGTGACGACTAAAGAAATGAGAACATTTCGAGTAGGAGTGGCTAATTTGTGCATGTCGCTTGGTATTCCTATTGGAATGTCCCTCAGCGGTATACTGTTACAGCAAATCGGATACTATGGCATCTTCATGATATCTAATCTATTGTATCTAACAAGTCTTATATATGGATACATTCGACTGAAAGATCCGGAAATATCTGCAGAGCGACAACGT GTTCAACCAGTGGGCTGCAAAGGATGGGTCTGCTCGTTCTTCGACGCGGGGCACGTGCGGGAAACGCTCACGGTGGCCTTCAGGAGCGGCCCGCGACGCCGCAGGCTGAGAGTGTCCTTGCTTATTGTGGTCGTTTGCGTTATATTCGGACCTTTACATG gAGAGATGAATGTACTGTATCTGTTTATGAGATACAGATTTAACTGGGACGAAGTACAATTTAGTATGTTTTGCACCTACAGCATTATCACTAATTTAGTCG GTACCCTCTTTTCAATAAGTATCTTCAGTGACTTCATGAAGTTGGACGACTCAGTTGTTGGCATCATCTCCTGCACCAGCAAGATTCTTGCCTCATTCATTTTTGCCTTCGCTACCACAACTACAGAAATTTACCTGG CTCCATTAGTGGAAATATTCAATGGGACCTCCTTCATAGCAATGCGGTCGATAGCTTCCAAACTCGTGACTAGCGAGGAGTTGG GTAAAGTGAACTCGCTGTTTGGGCTGGCTGAAGCTATGATGCCATTGGTGTACGGTCCACTATACTCCAGGGTCTACATGGCGACTTTAAACGTGCTGCCTGGAGCAGTCTTTTTGCTGGGGGCTGCCATGACTGTCCCTGCTGTCGCTATATTTgg gtGGATGTATTTCGAGCAACGTGAAGACAATAGACAAGTCGAGGAACTAGaaagtgtaaataaagatGTTTAG